TACCACTTCATGCCTCGGATCTTCACCTTGTACTTGGCAATATTCTGATCCATCCTACCAACACCGCCCACCTTCTCCTGATACAGCTTCACCAGTGATGGCTGGTGGACCTGAGTCCGCGTTTTAGCTGCTCCAGAGTGACGACTGGTCAGCCTCACTGGCTCTATGCCCACAGCATTGGAGCAAATGTTGACCACACTGCTATCATGCCAGCGGCACACAATGATCTCCTCACTCTCATCGACTTTGTAATCAAATGAAcccctcttcatttttttcagttctttggggtCTTTTAGGGGACATCGCTCAGTCCTGTACTCACGAACAGTTCCTGTGGCTTTCACCCCCTTTTTCCTCAAAATGGACATCAGTTTAACACTTGTGAAAACCTTGTCAAAAAATATATGATATGGCAGAAAACCACGCTCCTGAAGCGCATCCACAAATTTTATTACCATACTGCCTCCTAAATCCAAGCTCCTGTCTGGCTTGGTAAACAATGTGCCCTGTGAGGGCTCAAACCACACCAAGTAGCCTCTGCTGGTTGTCCCACACCAAATCTTGTAGCCAAGTCGCACAGGCTTCCCCCTGTGCAGCTGCTTGGACCCCCGGTGCCCAAAGTACTCACACATAGACTCGCCAAAGCTGTAGAACTCTTCCAAGGGTGCATGCTTCTGGAAATTGCAGTTCATCCGGATGATGAGAGGTCTGACCTTGGCAAACCTATCACTTGCATCAAGTTCGTTGTTATCTGCAAAATGTAAGTATGAGAAGATTAGTTCAAATCTGTCCCTTCTAATTGCATCAGCCACAAGATGATGATGTGAATCGGGAGAGGTTTCCCAGAACATCCTTCTCCTTGGATAAGAGATGTACCCACTTAAAATCAAAATGCCCAAAACACACTTCAATTCCTGAGCTGTAAGACTCAGATTGACATTTTTCTGCCAAGCATAACGATTGGTTTCATTAACAATGAAATTAATTGTTCCTTCAtcaaaaaacaactcaaaaagTCCCACGGGACTCAGCTCTTGGCTTTTCAGATCCTCAATATGAGGATCTGATGCCGTCCAACTGCTAAAGTCTGGACGAATATCTCGTTTGGTCCAAATGCGCTGAGGTTTCACAACTGCTTTCTGCCTCTTCTTGGCCGGCTGCAGCTCCAGGTCGTCATTATCCTCCCCGGTGCCAGAGTCCTCACACAGGACTGAAGCATGCAGCACACTGCCAGGTAGATGAGCACCTCGCTGGCTGTCTTCATCACCTGAGTCCTCATCAGTGAATTCCCCTGCAGCATTGTCGGGAGGTGCAATGAAAATCTCTTCCCTGTTGTTGTTGGACTCTTCCTCCTCCATAGCATTCAGAACCTCAAGCAGCTTTGCAGACTTCACCTTTGAGTGGATACCTCTCCCAGCAATGACATCTCTGTTATGACAGGAAACAGAATCAGGAAGAGGCCATGCCAGAAAGCCAGTGCTTCAGCAGAAAAGAGGAGGGTGCTCCCACTATAAAACACTTTCACTTGAATGGCTTCACAGATCTGGCACCACAAGGCACAGCATTTAGTAAGTAAATTTTCCAGCTAAACACAGattctgctttttattatcataatttttttttttttttttaagacggagtcatgctctgtcacccaggctggagtgcagtggcgcattgcaacctccgcctcctgggttcaagtgattctcctgcctcagcatcccgagtagctgggactacaggtgcgtgccaccatgcccggctaattttttctacttttagtagagatggggtttcaccgtgttaggatggtcttgatctcctgacctcgtgatccacccacctcagcctcccaaagtgctgggattacaggcgtaagccatggcATCCGGCCCACAGattctgcttttttattattattattattttttgagacggagtcacgctctgtcacccaggctggagtgcagtggcgcaatctcaactcaccgtaacctccgcctcccaggttcaagtgattctcctgcctcagcctcccgagtacctgggactacaagccagactacaagcccagctaatttttttatatttttaatagagatggggtttcaccgtgttagtgaggatggtctcgatctcctgacctcgtgatccacccgcctcagcctccaaaagtgctgggattacaggcataagccatggcacctggcccacagattttgcttttcagtgcagaagttttttaacaATGGGAGACAGAATAAAGAGGTCTTACCTACTTCCTTTCCTTCTTAAATGATGTGCTCTAAAACAGAGGATCCCCTTCAGTGATGAATCCAGACACTGCTGTCATCACCCCAGGTAACAGAAACTGGCAACAGGGAGCCCTGGTCAGCTGGAGTGACACCCACTCCTGTCCCCTCAGACTCAATGGCCCTAGGAGCTCTGCAATTACATTTGTCTTACTATACCTTCCCTCTCTTATTGACAAATAGAAGTTTCCCTCATTCCCCAAATTCTCAAACCCTCCCTACTTGAACTCTCACTACCCAAATTCAAGAACTGAACAGATTTGGATTTTCAGATAGCTCCCTTGCGGCTATCCTACTGTATGCTAACTGCAATTCAGAAGCCAAATCAATTTGGAAAACATGGAAACTCTTGATACTCTCTGGCCCTGTGGACATAGGAACCAAATGGATGGTGAGTGATATAGGTGCTCCTCGACTTACAATCaggttacatcccaataaacccatcatgaGTTAAAAATgtcataagtcaaaaatgcatttaatacacctaacctaccaaacatcgtAGTGTAGCCTAGCCTaacttaaacatgctcagaacatttACATTAGCCTATAGTTGGGAAAAaagtcatctaacacaaagcctattttataataaagtattaaatAGCTCATATAATTTATTGACTACtggactgaaagtgaaaaacagagtgACAGTATGGGTACTGAAAGTACAGTTTCTACAGAATGTATCTGGCTTTTACACCATCTTACGTTGAACCACGCTAAGTGGGAGACTCTCTGTACTTGCATTTGAGCACAGACAGTGAGCAGGTGCTGCCCAGGGGCTGGCGATGGGTAAACTCCACTCCCACCTTGCACAGTATTTTAGTTCTAATTGGAGGAGTCAGACAACAAATCAACAGACAAGTAGCTATGCAGGATGGTGTCAGGTAGCAATGAATGCCATCCCAGATAAGGGACAGAATGCAACAAAGGGGTAGAGCTAGGGCTGCTATTTTGGACAGAATGGTGAGAGAAGGCTCACAGGGTGGgagacctgaaggaggtgagaGAAAGAGCCCTGCAGACAGCTGGAGACAAGCTGTCGCAGGCAGACAGAAAGAACCACAGGCACACGGCCAAGACACTGAAGGGATTCGACATCTACAGAATGGCAAGGAGATCAGCGAGGCTACAGGTGCAATGAGGACAAGAGAGCAGAGCAGAGCCAGAGAGAACCAGGCCCCACAGGACTCCAcaggccctggccaggacttccagtgtTCAGCTGCCATAGGTACCCCAGGGGTGGGGGTGAACCATGGAACAGGGTAGTGAGGAGTCATATCTAGGCTGTAAACACATCACCCTGGCTATGAGAATGGACTCAGCAGGGAGGGTAGGCacagaggtccctgcagcttcCCTGTGCCCCTTTGCAGGCCCCAACCTCTACGTGAGGACCCTCCATCCCAAAGGAAGGATGCAGGATTTACCACAGAGGCTACATCAGTGCAGACCTGCCCATGGACTTTGGGTTCAGGCTGCAAGAAATTCCCTCCAACCTCACTTCCTGGAGATTGACTGCCAGCTGCCATGCTGACCTCCAGGGAGGTGAGGTATTCACTCATCCAAGCTCTGCATGGGCCAGGAAAAGAGACCAGTTTGAAGGGGAAGGAAATTAAAAGCCCTTCTCATGGGCCTTGGAGTAAGGTTCTCAGGGGACAGCAGCCATCTTCAACTTTCCTGACCTGTCCTCACCCAGTTCACAGGGGCAGATCCAAGGCTGCAAGCTCAAGGTCTCTACCAGGTTTGACTGCCCAAGCTCCTGCTCACCTCCAGACTCTCAAACAACTTCTGCACATGACTGTTCAAACCCCAGGCATGAGAAAGCCTGCAGGGACTGAGGTGGCCCCAGGAGTAACCATCTGGTGTCTTTATCTTGaaagatgaggaaagtgaagTCACGGTTTTCTATCGAGTGTAAACATTAGTGCTACATGACCACACCCATACCACACAACCGTCGGCCTTTTCCCATTTTCCCCATTCttctcccatctcctctcccttcttcctttattCTTCCTGGACACCAACTGTTATACTGAGGCCAAGAGCTAAAAATGTCATGGACTTGGCCTTCCAAAAGCATAGGGGAATAAATTCTTCACTAAAACATGTGATCAAACGGCACTCCTACCTGGATGCTGAAGCCATGATGAACCAGGAAGACGAAGCTGTCTTTGCTCACAGAGTCTAAGAACCTGTAAGACAAGaaaagtcaatttaaaaaaaaaattgtatcctaAGAAGCAAGGCAACAGGATCTTTTCTACCATTTAAGGGAAAAATATATCTGACTTAAGATTCACTACCTTAATAGCGTCTGGGTCAACTGGTTATTCAGAGGGAAAAGAACAAACTCCTTCATCTCACAACTCACACCAAAATACATTCTAAAGTAGATGACATTTGGGGCTAGATGAGTCTTTCCTTGTGGGGTGGCAAGGggctttccactgcattctaggacgtttaacagcatccctggcttctactaATAGATGCCAGTAGAGCATCCCACTGCACTGTCCATAATAGCTAAACATCAGAAAAACCTAAAAGACTACCAACTGGGAAATGAATATAACTATATTaattagaagtttaaaaaaatgaactacCTAGACAGCAGACAGATCCTGAAAACAACACTTAATGAAACAAAGCTGCAGACAGAAAGTGTAGAACACCACTTATATAACTATAAATACCCACAAGAAATTCCCTGTGTTCTCAGTGGATACTATGGGCAGAGAAGGAGTATAAAACCAGAACTGGAAGGCTACACGCTAGCTCTTTACAGAAGGGGTACccacaggggagggagggaaactgGAGTGAGGAAGTGGAAGATGAGATGGGGTGAGGGGGGAGAGGAAGGCCAACCAGATCTGTtagttctttttataaaatctgagtgctctggccaggcg
This portion of the Pongo abelii isolate AG06213 chromosome 1, NHGRI_mPonAbe1-v2.0_pri, whole genome shotgun sequence genome encodes:
- the PGBD2 gene encoding piggyBac transposable element-derived protein 2 isoform X4 yields the protein MASASRDVIAGRGIHSKVKSAKLLEVLNAMEEEESNNNREEIFIAPPDNAAGEFTDEDSDNNELDASDRFAKVRPLIIRMNCNFQKHAPLEEFYSFGESMCEYFGHRGSKQLHRGKPVRLGYKIWCGTTSRGYLVWFEPSQGTLFTKPDRSLDLGGSMVIKFVDALQERGFLPYHIFFDKVFTSVKLMSILRKKGVKATGTVREYRTERCPLKDPKELKKMKRGSFDYKVDESEEIIVCRWHDSSVVNICSNAVGIEPVRLTSRHSGAAKTRTQVHQPSLVKLYQEKVGGVGRMDQNIAKYKVKIRGMKWYSSFIGYVIDAALNNAWQLHRICCQDAQVDLLAFRRYIACVYLESNADTTSQGRRSRRLETESRFDMIGHWIIHQDKRTRCALCHSQTNTRCEKCQKGVHAKCFREYHIR
- the PGBD2 gene encoding piggyBac transposable element-derived protein 2 isoform X1, with translation MASASRDVIAGRGIHSKVKSAKLLEVLNAMEEEESNNNREEIFIAPPDNAAGEFTDEDSGDEDSQRGAHLPGSVLHASVLCEDSGTGEDNDDLELQPAKKRQKAVVKPQRIWTKRDIRPDFSSWTASDPHIEDLKSQELSPVGLFELFFDEGTINFIVNETNRYAWQKNVNLSLTAQELKCVLGILILSGYISYPRRRMFWETSPDSHHHLVADAIRRDRFELIFSYLHFADNNELDASDRFAKVRPLIIRMNCNFQKHAPLEEFYSFGESMCEYFGHRGSKQLHRGKPVRLGYKIWCGTTSRGYLVWFEPSQGTLFTKPDRSLDLGGSMVIKFVDALQERGFLPYHIFFDKVFTSVKLMSILRKKGVKATGTVREYRTERCPLKDPKELKKMKRGSFDYKVDESEEIIVCRWHDSSVVNICSNAVGIEPVRLTSRHSGAAKTRTQVHQPSLVKLYQEKVGGVGRMDQNIAKYKVKIRGMKWYSSFIGYVIDAALNNAWQLHRICCQDAQVDLLAFRRYIACVYLESNADTTSQGRRSRRLETESRFDMIGHWIIHQDKRTRCALCHSQTNTRCEKCQKGVHAKCFREYHIR
- the PGBD2 gene encoding piggyBac transposable element-derived protein 2 isoform X7; protein product: MLRFLNGGVQGVGPHCCAPTVLRLCEQRQLRLPGSSWLQHPDNNELDASDRFAKVRPLIIRMNCNFQKHAPLEEFYSFGESMCEYFGHRGSKQLHRGKPVRLGYKIWCGTTSRGYLVWFEPSQGTLFTKPDRSLDLGGSMVIKFVDALQERGFLPYHIFFDKVFTSVKLMSILRKKGVKATGTVREYRTERCPLKDPKELKKMKRGSFDYKVDESEEIIVCRWHDSSVVNICSNAVGIEPVRLTSRHSGAAKTRTQVHQPSLVKLYQEKVGGVGRMDQNIAKYKVKIRGMKWYSSFIGYVIDAALNNAWQLHRICCQDAQVDLLAFRRYIACVYLESNADTTSQGRRSRRLETESRFDMIGHWIIHQDKRTRCALCHSQTNTRCEKCQKGVHAKCFREYHIR
- the PGBD2 gene encoding piggyBac transposable element-derived protein 2 isoform X6, which gives rise to MNIFCLRLPHHCRAAFPSGTDWVLRLCEQRQLRLPGSSWLQHPDNNELDASDRFAKVRPLIIRMNCNFQKHAPLEEFYSFGESMCEYFGHRGSKQLHRGKPVRLGYKIWCGTTSRGYLVWFEPSQGTLFTKPDRSLDLGGSMVIKFVDALQERGFLPYHIFFDKVFTSVKLMSILRKKGVKATGTVREYRTERCPLKDPKELKKMKRGSFDYKVDESEEIIVCRWHDSSVVNICSNAVGIEPVRLTSRHSGAAKTRTQVHQPSLVKLYQEKVGGVGRMDQNIAKYKVKIRGMKWYSSFIGYVIDAALNNAWQLHRICCQDAQVDLLAFRRYIACVYLESNADTTSQGRRSRRLETESRFDMIGHWIIHQDKRTRCALCHSQTNTRCEKCQKGVHAKCFREYHIR
- the PGBD2 gene encoding piggyBac transposable element-derived protein 2 isoform X5, encoding MGFRGPQGGAPSAGWSARPEAGPAERRRSGVLRLCEQRQLRLPGSSWLQHPDNNELDASDRFAKVRPLIIRMNCNFQKHAPLEEFYSFGESMCEYFGHRGSKQLHRGKPVRLGYKIWCGTTSRGYLVWFEPSQGTLFTKPDRSLDLGGSMVIKFVDALQERGFLPYHIFFDKVFTSVKLMSILRKKGVKATGTVREYRTERCPLKDPKELKKMKRGSFDYKVDESEEIIVCRWHDSSVVNICSNAVGIEPVRLTSRHSGAAKTRTQVHQPSLVKLYQEKVGGVGRMDQNIAKYKVKIRGMKWYSSFIGYVIDAALNNAWQLHRICCQDAQVDLLAFRRYIACVYLESNADTTSQGRRSRRLETESRFDMIGHWIIHQDKRTRCALCHSQTNTRCEKCQKGVHAKCFREYHIR
- the PGBD2 gene encoding piggyBac transposable element-derived protein 2 isoform X2 gives rise to the protein MEEEESNNNREEIFIAPPDNAAGEFTDEDSGDEDSQRGAHLPGSVLHASVLCEDSGTGEDNDDLELQPAKKRQKAVVKPQRIWTKRDIRPDFSSWTASDPHIEDLKSQELSPVGLFELFFDEGTINFIVNETNRYAWQKNVNLSLTAQELKCVLGILILSGYISYPRRRMFWETSPDSHHHLVADAIRRDRFELIFSYLHFADNNELDASDRFAKVRPLIIRMNCNFQKHAPLEEFYSFGESMCEYFGHRGSKQLHRGKPVRLGYKIWCGTTSRGYLVWFEPSQGTLFTKPDRSLDLGGSMVIKFVDALQERGFLPYHIFFDKVFTSVKLMSILRKKGVKATGTVREYRTERCPLKDPKELKKMKRGSFDYKVDESEEIIVCRWHDSSVVNICSNAVGIEPVRLTSRHSGAAKTRTQVHQPSLVKLYQEKVGGVGRMDQNIAKYKVKIRGMKWYSSFIGYVIDAALNNAWQLHRICCQDAQVDLLAFRRYIACVYLESNADTTSQGRRSRRLETESRFDMIGHWIIHQDKRTRCALCHSQTNTRCEKCQKGVHAKCFREYHIR
- the PGBD2 gene encoding piggyBac transposable element-derived protein 2 isoform X3 — encoded protein: MNCNFQKHAPLEEFYSFGESMCEYFGHRGSKQLHRGKPVRLGYKIWCGTTSRGYLVWFEPSQGTLFTKPDRSLDLGGSMVIKFVDALQERGFLPYHIFFDKVFTSVKLMSILRKKGVKATGTVREYRTERCPLKDPKELKKMKRGSFDYKVDESEEIIVCRWHDSSVVNICSNAVGIEPVRLTSRHSGAAKTRTQVHQPSLVKLYQEKVGGVGRMDQNIAKYKVKIRGMKWYSSFIGYVIDAALNNAWQLHRICCQDAQVDLLAFRRYIACVYLESNADTTSQGRRSRRLETESRFDMIGHWIIHQDKRTRCALCHSQTNTRCEKCQKGVHAKCFREYHIR